One Nonomuraea angiospora DNA segment encodes these proteins:
- a CDS encoding thiamine pyrophosphate-requiring protein — translation MAPTVADYLLLRLRQWDVDHLFGYPGDGINGIIAALGRADDRPRFVQSRHEEMSAFEAVGYAKFTGKPGVCLATSGPGAIHLLNGLYDAKLDHVPVVAIVGQTARSAMGGHYQQEVDLLSLFKDVASAYVQMATVPAQLPNLIDRAMRIAVAERAPTAVIIPSDLQEEPYEPPAHAFKNVPSSAPGYTAPVTRAPDAEIARAAEVLNAGSKVAMLVGQGARSAAAEVIEVAELTGAGVAKALLGKDVLPDDLPYVTGSIGLLGTRPSYELMRDCDTLLIVGSNFPYTQFLPPFGEARGVQIDIDGRMIGMRYPTEVNLVGDAAETLRALIPLLNRKQDRSWRDTVEGNLARWWDTVERQAKVEADPINPMLLFWELNTRLPQNAIVTADSGSAANWYARDLKIRAGVRGSLSGTLATMGPGVPYAIGAKFGHPDRPVIAFVGDGAMQMNGLAELITIKRYASQWADPRLIVAVLHNNDLNQVTWELRAMGGAPKFEESQTLPDVSYAGFARSLDLEGIEVEKPEAIGPAWDRALAADRPVVLDVHCDPDIPPIPPHTEFEQLKDAAEAIIKGDPDALGVVKKGLKTKAQELFARGKG, via the coding sequence ATGGCGCCTACCGTTGCCGACTACCTGCTCCTTCGCCTGCGTCAGTGGGACGTCGACCACCTGTTCGGCTATCCGGGCGACGGCATCAACGGGATCATCGCGGCGCTGGGACGCGCCGACGACCGCCCCCGGTTCGTCCAGTCGCGGCACGAGGAGATGTCCGCGTTCGAGGCCGTCGGATACGCCAAGTTCACCGGCAAACCCGGCGTGTGCCTGGCGACCAGCGGGCCCGGCGCGATCCACCTGCTGAACGGCCTGTACGACGCCAAGCTCGACCACGTCCCGGTCGTGGCGATCGTCGGCCAGACGGCCCGCAGCGCCATGGGCGGCCACTACCAGCAGGAGGTGGACCTGCTGAGCCTGTTCAAGGACGTCGCGAGCGCGTACGTGCAGATGGCGACCGTCCCGGCGCAGCTGCCCAACCTCATCGACCGCGCCATGCGCATCGCCGTCGCCGAGCGCGCCCCGACCGCCGTGATCATCCCCTCCGACCTTCAGGAGGAGCCCTACGAGCCGCCCGCCCACGCGTTCAAGAACGTGCCGTCGTCGGCGCCCGGCTACACGGCGCCGGTGACCCGCGCGCCGGACGCGGAGATCGCCCGCGCGGCCGAGGTCCTCAACGCGGGCTCGAAGGTGGCGATGCTGGTCGGCCAGGGCGCCCGCTCGGCCGCCGCCGAGGTCATCGAGGTCGCCGAGCTCACCGGGGCCGGGGTGGCCAAGGCGCTGCTCGGCAAGGACGTGCTGCCCGACGACCTGCCGTACGTCACCGGGTCCATCGGCCTGCTCGGCACCCGGCCCTCCTACGAGCTCATGCGCGACTGCGACACGTTGCTGATCGTCGGGTCCAACTTCCCGTACACGCAGTTCCTGCCGCCCTTCGGCGAGGCGCGCGGCGTGCAGATCGACATCGACGGCCGCATGATCGGCATGCGCTACCCGACCGAGGTCAACCTCGTCGGCGACGCCGCCGAGACGCTCCGGGCGCTGATCCCGCTCCTGAACCGCAAACAGGACCGGTCCTGGCGCGACACCGTCGAGGGCAACCTCGCGCGCTGGTGGGACACGGTCGAACGCCAGGCCAAGGTGGAGGCCGACCCGATCAACCCGATGCTGCTGTTCTGGGAGCTGAACACCAGGCTCCCGCAGAACGCCATCGTGACCGCCGACTCCGGCTCGGCCGCGAACTGGTACGCGCGCGACCTGAAGATCCGCGCCGGCGTGCGCGGCTCGCTGTCGGGGACCCTGGCGACGATGGGGCCGGGCGTGCCGTACGCGATCGGCGCGAAGTTCGGCCACCCCGACCGCCCCGTCATCGCCTTCGTCGGCGACGGCGCCATGCAGATGAACGGGCTGGCCGAGCTCATCACGATCAAGCGGTACGCCTCCCAGTGGGCCGATCCGCGCCTGATCGTGGCGGTCCTGCACAACAACGACCTGAACCAGGTCACCTGGGAGCTGCGGGCCATGGGCGGCGCGCCGAAGTTCGAGGAGTCCCAGACGCTGCCGGACGTGTCCTACGCCGGCTTCGCCCGCTCGCTGGACCTGGAGGGCATCGAGGTCGAGAAGCCCGAGGCGATCGGCCCGGCCTGGGACCGCGCCCTGGCCGCCGACCGGCCCGTCGTCCTCGACGTCCACTGCGACCCCGACATCCCGCCGATCCCGCCGCACACGGAGTTCGAGCAGCTCAAGGACGCCGCCGAAGCCATCATCAAGGGCGACCCCGACGCGCTCGGCGTGGTCAAGAAGGGGCTCAAGACCAAGGCCCAGGAGCTGTTCGCCCGCGGCAAGGGGTGA
- a CDS encoding FAD-binding protein has translation MIPRTVDAVVEAVAVCHRHDVAVFSRGGGTSLAGRCCNTGVVLDWSKYCRQLLWVEPGACLDE, from the coding sequence GTGATCCCGCGCACCGTTGACGCGGTGGTGGAGGCCGTGGCCGTGTGCCACCGGCACGACGTGGCGGTGTTCTCGCGCGGCGGGGGGACGAGCCTGGCCGGGCGGTGCTGCAACACGGGCGTGGTGCTCGACTGGTCCAAGTACTGCCGCCAGCTGCTGTGGGTCGAACCCGGAGCCTGCCTGGACGAGTGA
- a CDS encoding DUF3147 family protein — MSEVWWIVGRGLLGGLLVMAFAVIGEMLTPKRFAGIFAAAPAVALAGMTVTVVQKGEHQLDEDALGMIAGAVALVAYCAVAVPLVRRVGALAGSLMALAVWAIVAGAGWALIA, encoded by the coding sequence ATGAGCGAGGTGTGGTGGATCGTGGGACGCGGATTGCTCGGGGGCCTGCTCGTGATGGCCTTCGCGGTGATCGGCGAGATGCTGACGCCCAAGCGGTTCGCCGGCATCTTCGCCGCCGCCCCCGCCGTGGCCCTGGCCGGGATGACCGTCACCGTGGTGCAGAAGGGCGAGCACCAGCTCGACGAGGACGCGCTCGGCATGATCGCCGGAGCGGTCGCGCTGGTGGCCTACTGCGCGGTGGCCGTGCCGCTCGTGCGCCGCGTGGGCGCCCTGGCGGGCTCGCTGATGGCGCTCGCGGTGTGGGCGATCGTCGCCGGCGCGGGCTGGGCGCTGATCGCGTGA
- a CDS encoding DUF3147 family protein, with protein MNGIRLRPSKLRETPVRGMVVRFAFGAVVSVAAGLVGLRWGPVAGGVFLAFPAILAATLTLIEEEEHRRDPVAQDARGAVLGATGMVAFAACVWALAPLLPAWLVLVVATVAWAVVAGLLYLGFGPRHGQ; from the coding sequence GTGAACGGCATCCGGCTGCGGCCGTCCAAGCTGCGGGAGACGCCGGTACGCGGGATGGTGGTGCGCTTCGCCTTCGGGGCGGTCGTCTCCGTGGCCGCCGGCCTGGTCGGGCTGCGCTGGGGGCCTGTGGCGGGCGGAGTGTTCCTGGCCTTCCCCGCCATCCTGGCGGCCACTCTGACCCTCATCGAGGAGGAGGAGCACCGGCGCGACCCGGTCGCCCAGGACGCCCGCGGCGCGGTGCTGGGGGCGACGGGCATGGTCGCCTTCGCCGCGTGCGTGTGGGCGCTGGCGCCCCTGCTGCCCGCCTGGCTCGTCCTGGTGGTGGCCACCGTGGCCTGGGCGGTGGTCGCCGGCCTGCTGTATCTGGGGTTCGGCCCCCGCCACGGCCAGTGA
- a CDS encoding alpha-N-acetylglucosaminidase TIM-barrel domain-containing protein, whose protein sequence is MTRSREPQSLAAPLPRLRRPLLAALAVLLTLLTAPFAAQPAVAAGTPAQSAPARLDGPAAQALERLIGTARARQVTLRAIDKGTGRDRFEVYAENGRLVVAGTTPAVQLTGFGHYLRQVAHADVSINGSQVDLPQRLPLPTAPIAKDSSVDHRFALNDTNQGYAGAYLSWPEWQRRIDVLALHGINEVLVYEGQEAVYQRTFMEFGYSDQQMREWIPQPGHQSWWLLQNMCCTDSPISQQLIDRRVELGRKMADRLRSLGMVPVLPGYFGTVPTDFKVRNPGANTVPQGTWNQLERPHWLDPTDPVFARVAATFYRVQTELFGPSTMYKMDLLHEGGTAGKVDVAQASQAVQQALNDAHPDALWTILGWQSNPLPATLQAIDRSKMFIVDGISEEPGITDRDKDFLGTGYAFGTIWNFGGHFNLGARLTLWNEKFHAWRGKSGTAMNGIALMPEAIDNNPAAVAFFADLPWQDGPADMRQWFDEYATARYGGDDPHAKAAWRILLDTVYSWPAGADSRHVTGLYDDEPGLANTGYPLPYDIAAFDKALDELLQVDRRLRGSGAYRYDLVDVARQVLANHSRLQLPQIRAAYRARDLDRFERLTRQWTDRMRLMDRLLGTDENFLLGAWQKEARRQAATPAEAATLDYNLKSLVTLWAGGARLQDYARREMNGLVGQYYAKRWQLFFDSLKAALRSGKDYPERIDWMAVAQDWAKAGTRLASEPSGDAYTEASRVAALPDGAVTVGTDRKGVKPGGAVQVTAVFTNDNALRATGRVTLRLDAPPGYQVRATSPARADHVAPRDRLTVTWTVTVPAGEAPGATPALDVTASWRSGEADRRDTASTRLLIAGAAPASYRTMSSTQAEFAATGDGLAIAAGGADLWRETNELATAYRADALADGQQLVSTVLRQDGASDWTRSGLVVSDDLATAGSAGYANIAVTPGHGCVFSWDSDGNGQLDSYAEVGGFAPPVHVRVGKSGDRLTGSCSSDGRNWAVIGAARVPGAGATLDAGLFVSAANRDTGQEAVAVLTDPAPSPSTARDGAQDTLQSLRKPVTALSWEPNRGPEHANDGNRANSPYFASQMTWDTTWWQVDLGAVDDVSRVNVRTYVGGGRYYEYRLEGSLDGVTWYTLGGRRGPRAATDAGDTMTTEAKARYVRVIGTHNTANLSFHLTEVSVYGTPAR, encoded by the coding sequence ATGACCCGTTCCCGCGAACCGCAGAGCCTCGCCGCCCCGTTACCGCGCCTGCGGCGACCCCTTCTGGCGGCGCTGGCCGTCCTGCTCACGCTGCTCACCGCGCCGTTCGCCGCCCAGCCCGCGGTGGCGGCCGGCACCCCCGCGCAGTCCGCGCCCGCCCGGCTCGACGGCCCGGCGGCGCAGGCCCTGGAGCGGCTGATCGGGACGGCGCGCGCCAGGCAGGTCACGCTGCGCGCGATCGACAAGGGCACCGGCCGCGACCGGTTCGAGGTGTACGCCGAGAACGGCCGCCTCGTCGTCGCCGGCACGACGCCCGCGGTGCAGCTGACCGGCTTCGGCCACTACCTGCGCCAGGTCGCGCACGCCGACGTCTCGATCAACGGCTCCCAGGTCGACCTGCCCCAGCGCCTCCCTCTACCGACGGCTCCCATCGCCAAGGACTCCTCGGTGGACCATCGCTTCGCCCTTAACGACACCAACCAGGGCTATGCGGGGGCGTATCTGAGCTGGCCGGAATGGCAGCGGCGGATCGACGTCCTCGCGCTGCACGGCATCAACGAGGTGCTCGTCTACGAGGGCCAGGAGGCGGTCTACCAGCGCACCTTCATGGAGTTCGGCTACTCCGACCAGCAGATGCGCGAGTGGATCCCGCAGCCGGGCCACCAGTCCTGGTGGCTGCTGCAGAACATGTGCTGCACCGACAGCCCGATCTCCCAGCAGCTCATCGACCGGCGCGTCGAACTCGGCCGCAAGATGGCCGACCGCCTGCGCTCCCTGGGCATGGTGCCCGTGCTGCCCGGCTATTTCGGCACCGTGCCGACCGACTTCAAGGTCCGCAACCCGGGCGCCAACACCGTCCCGCAGGGCACCTGGAACCAGCTCGAACGCCCCCACTGGCTCGACCCGACCGATCCGGTCTTCGCGCGCGTCGCGGCCACGTTCTACCGGGTGCAGACCGAGCTGTTCGGGCCCAGCACGATGTACAAGATGGACCTGCTGCACGAGGGCGGCACGGCCGGCAAGGTCGACGTCGCGCAGGCGTCGCAGGCGGTGCAGCAGGCGCTGAACGACGCCCACCCCGACGCGCTCTGGACGATCCTGGGCTGGCAGAGCAACCCGCTCCCGGCCACGCTCCAGGCCATCGACCGGAGCAAGATGTTCATCGTCGACGGCATCAGCGAGGAGCCCGGCATCACCGACCGGGACAAGGACTTCCTCGGCACCGGGTACGCGTTCGGCACCATCTGGAACTTCGGCGGCCACTTCAACCTCGGCGCCCGCCTGACGCTGTGGAACGAGAAGTTCCACGCCTGGCGCGGCAAGTCCGGCACGGCGATGAACGGCATCGCGCTCATGCCGGAGGCCATCGACAACAACCCGGCCGCGGTCGCGTTCTTCGCCGACCTGCCGTGGCAGGACGGCCCGGCCGACATGCGGCAGTGGTTCGACGAGTACGCCACCGCCCGGTACGGCGGCGACGACCCGCACGCCAAGGCGGCCTGGCGGATCCTGCTCGACACCGTCTACAGCTGGCCCGCCGGCGCCGACAGCCGGCACGTCACCGGCCTGTACGACGACGAGCCCGGCCTGGCGAACACCGGCTACCCGCTGCCGTACGACATCGCCGCCTTCGACAAGGCGCTCGACGAGCTGCTCCAGGTCGACCGGCGGCTGCGCGGCTCCGGCGCCTACCGCTACGACCTCGTCGACGTCGCCCGGCAGGTGCTGGCCAACCACAGCCGGCTGCAGCTGCCCCAGATCCGCGCCGCCTACCGCGCCAGGGATCTCGACCGCTTCGAGCGCCTCACCCGCCAGTGGACGGACCGGATGCGGCTGATGGACCGGCTGCTGGGCACCGACGAGAACTTCCTGCTCGGCGCGTGGCAGAAGGAGGCCCGCCGACAGGCCGCCACCCCGGCCGAGGCGGCGACCCTCGACTACAACCTCAAGTCGCTGGTCACGCTCTGGGCCGGCGGCGCCCGCCTGCAGGACTACGCCCGCAGGGAGATGAACGGCCTCGTCGGGCAGTACTACGCCAAGCGGTGGCAGCTGTTCTTCGACAGCCTGAAGGCCGCGCTGCGCTCGGGCAAGGACTATCCCGAGCGGATCGACTGGATGGCCGTCGCCCAGGACTGGGCGAAGGCCGGCACCAGGCTCGCATCCGAGCCGAGCGGCGACGCCTACACTGAGGCGAGCAGGGTGGCCGCGCTGCCCGACGGCGCGGTGACCGTCGGAACCGACCGCAAGGGCGTCAAGCCGGGCGGGGCCGTACAGGTCACCGCCGTGTTCACCAACGACAACGCGCTGCGGGCCACCGGCCGGGTGACGCTCCGGCTCGACGCCCCGCCCGGCTACCAGGTGCGCGCCACCTCGCCGGCCCGCGCGGACCACGTCGCCCCGCGCGACAGGCTCACCGTGACCTGGACGGTGACCGTCCCCGCCGGCGAGGCCCCGGGCGCCACCCCGGCGCTGGACGTCACCGCCTCCTGGCGCTCCGGCGAGGCCGACCGGCGGGACACCGCCTCCACCCGCCTGCTGATCGCCGGGGCCGCGCCCGCGTCGTACCGGACGATGAGCAGCACGCAGGCCGAGTTCGCCGCCACCGGCGACGGGCTCGCGATCGCGGCGGGCGGCGCGGACCTGTGGCGGGAGACCAACGAGCTGGCCACCGCCTACCGCGCGGACGCCCTGGCCGACGGGCAGCAGCTCGTCAGCACGGTGCTGCGCCAGGACGGCGCGTCGGACTGGACGCGGTCCGGGCTGGTGGTGAGCGACGACCTGGCCACCGCCGGGTCCGCCGGCTATGCCAACATCGCCGTCACCCCCGGCCACGGCTGCGTGTTCAGCTGGGATTCCGACGGCAACGGGCAGCTCGACTCGTACGCCGAGGTGGGCGGGTTCGCGCCGCCCGTACACGTGCGCGTCGGAAAGTCCGGCGACCGGCTCACCGGGTCGTGCAGCAGCGACGGCAGGAACTGGGCGGTGATCGGGGCGGCCCGCGTCCCGGGCGCCGGCGCGACGCTCGACGCCGGGCTGTTCGTCAGCGCGGCCAACCGGGACACCGGCCAGGAGGCGGTCGCCGTGCTGACCGATCCCGCGCCGTCCCCCTCGACCGCCCGCGACGGGGCGCAGGACACCCTGCAGAGCCTCCGCAAACCGGTCACGGCGCTGAGCTGGGAGCCGAACCGGGGCCCCGAGCACGCGAACGACGGCAACCGCGCCAACTCGCCGTACTTCGCCAGCCAGATGACCTGGGACACCACCTGGTGGCAGGTCGACCTGGGGGCGGTCGACGACGTCTCGCGCGTCAACGTGCGCACCTACGTCGGGGGCGGGCGCTACTACGAGTACCGGCTGGAGGGCAGCCTCGACGGCGTCACCTGGTACACCCTCGGCGGCCGCCGCGGCCCCCGGGCCGCGACCGACGCCGGGGACACGATGACCACCGAGGCGAAGGCCCGGTACGTACGGGTGATCGGCACGCACAACACCGCCAACCTGTCGTTCCACCTCACCGAGGTCAGCGTGTACGGGACGCCGGCGCGATGA
- a CDS encoding ROK family transcriptional regulator, with protein MTEERPAGTPVLRRMNRAAVLDAVRRRAPEPVRVAELARLTELTRPTVAQAVEDLLAAGWLRQVAPEQATVGRPATRFSLNGRAAPVLALDVGPHTVTAGIADLAGERLATIRRPVGRRGARHLLEAVDEATGAALAAAGLTAGQIAAVTAATPGIVEETTGRVLFAPSVPGWPEIDLAGRLRARFRCAVTVENDANLAALAAVHRRAGAGTLLAVQWGERLGAGVVIDGRLHRGAGQAGEIGFIRPTGVLPGPASGLPDPASGLPDAAGDLPNPTGDLPDPVGDGRGPLERAIGAEAIVDLARRRAAGRPECRLARVTDAAAVFAAAADGDPMAVAVVDQVAAVFAQAIAPAVLVLSPHAIVIGGGIARAGAVLLDAIARHLADLVLTPPSVELSELAEGTVLTGAIQLALEEVWRDTLAGC; from the coding sequence ATGACGGAGGAGCGGCCGGCGGGCACCCCGGTCCTGCGCAGGATGAACCGGGCCGCGGTGCTCGACGCGGTCCGGCGGCGCGCGCCCGAGCCCGTACGGGTGGCCGAGCTCGCCCGGCTGACCGAGCTCACCCGCCCGACGGTCGCCCAGGCCGTGGAGGACCTGCTGGCCGCCGGCTGGCTGCGGCAGGTCGCGCCGGAGCAGGCCACGGTGGGCAGACCGGCGACCCGGTTCTCGCTCAACGGCCGGGCGGCGCCCGTGCTCGCCCTGGACGTCGGCCCGCACACCGTGACGGCGGGCATCGCCGACCTGGCCGGCGAGCGCCTCGCGACGATCCGCCGGCCGGTCGGCCGCCGCGGCGCCCGGCACCTGCTGGAGGCGGTCGACGAGGCGACGGGCGCGGCCCTGGCGGCGGCCGGCCTGACCGCCGGGCAGATCGCGGCGGTCACCGCGGCGACCCCGGGCATCGTCGAGGAGACCACCGGCCGGGTGCTGTTCGCCCCGAGCGTGCCGGGCTGGCCGGAGATCGACCTCGCCGGCCGCCTGCGCGCTCGTTTCAGGTGCGCGGTCACGGTGGAGAACGACGCGAACCTGGCCGCGCTGGCGGCCGTCCACCGACGCGCGGGCGCGGGCACCCTGCTCGCGGTCCAGTGGGGCGAGCGGCTGGGAGCCGGGGTCGTCATCGACGGGCGGCTGCACCGGGGCGCGGGCCAGGCCGGCGAGATCGGCTTCATCCGCCCCACCGGCGTCCTTCCCGGCCCGGCCAGCGGCCTTCCCGACCCCGCCAGCGGCCTTCCCGACGCCGCTGGGGACCTTCCCAACCCCACCGGCGACCTTCCGGACCCTGTCGGGGACGGTCGCGGGCCGCTGGAGCGCGCGATCGGCGCCGAGGCGATCGTCGATCTGGCCCGCCGCCGCGCCGCGGGCCGGCCGGAGTGCAGGCTCGCCCGCGTGACGGACGCGGCCGCCGTCTTCGCGGCCGCCGCCGACGGCGACCCGATGGCCGTGGCGGTCGTCGACCAGGTCGCCGCCGTCTTCGCCCAGGCGATCGCGCCCGCCGTCCTCGTGCTGTCACCGCACGCGATAGTGATCGGCGGCGGCATCGCCCGCGCCGGCGCGGTCCTGCTGGACGCCATCGCCCGGCACCTCGCCGACCTGGTCCTCACCCCGCCGAGCGTGGAGCTGTCGGAGCTGGCCGAGGGCACCGTGCTCACGGGCGCGATCCAGCTCGCCCTGGAGGAGGTGTGGCGCGACACCCTGGCCGGCTGCTGA
- a CDS encoding MvdC/MvdD family ATP grasp protein, which translates to MILVLTCDGDEHAERVVGALAGADVTVFDPAQFPAAATLEIGHPGDGSTVRTLNRGGRRLVLDELTAIWYRRPGNPVAHPLTVARDHVEEECRVMAESLWDGLGCLKVPASRPVIDRAGRKPYQLEVARQLGFELPATLITNDPERFLDFYDRHEGRVITKPVHGNQLEADGERFGRFAAPVTPADLGHADALRLCPIIVQAYVPKQVEVRVTVVGGELFAAEIHSQVSNHTRYDWRHYDPGATPVLAHDLPGEVSRRCLELVERLGLSYGAIDLILTPDGRHVFLEINPNGQFLWIEDATGLPISAAIGELLKRGVKR; encoded by the coding sequence ATGATCCTCGTACTGACCTGCGACGGAGACGAGCACGCCGAACGTGTCGTGGGGGCGCTCGCCGGGGCGGACGTCACCGTCTTCGACCCCGCGCAGTTCCCCGCCGCCGCGACCTTGGAGATCGGCCATCCGGGAGACGGCTCGACCGTTCGGACCCTCAACCGTGGCGGACGCCGTCTCGTCCTCGACGAGCTGACCGCGATCTGGTATCGCCGCCCGGGGAATCCCGTGGCCCACCCTCTGACCGTCGCCCGCGACCACGTCGAGGAGGAGTGCCGCGTCATGGCCGAGAGCCTGTGGGACGGCCTGGGATGCCTCAAGGTCCCCGCCTCCAGGCCGGTCATCGACCGCGCGGGGCGCAAGCCGTACCAGCTCGAAGTGGCCAGGCAGCTGGGCTTCGAACTGCCCGCGACGCTGATCACGAACGATCCCGAGCGCTTTCTCGACTTCTACGACCGGCACGAAGGCCGAGTGATCACCAAGCCCGTGCACGGCAACCAGCTGGAGGCGGACGGTGAGCGGTTCGGGCGGTTCGCGGCGCCCGTGACTCCGGCGGACCTCGGTCATGCCGACGCCCTGCGCCTATGTCCGATCATCGTCCAGGCGTACGTTCCCAAGCAGGTCGAGGTGCGAGTGACGGTGGTGGGCGGCGAGCTCTTCGCGGCGGAGATCCACTCGCAGGTCAGCAACCACACACGATACGACTGGCGGCACTACGACCCGGGCGCCACCCCCGTGCTGGCGCACGACCTGCCCGGCGAGGTCTCCCGGCGCTGCCTGGAGCTGGTCGAGCGGCTCGGGTTGTCCTACGGCGCCATCGACCTGATCCTCACGCCGGACGGCCGCCACGTCTTCCTGGAGATCAACCCGAACGGCCAGTTCCTGTGGATCGAGGACGCGACCGGGCTGCCGATCAGCGCAGCGATCGGCGAACTGCTCAAGAGGGGAGTGAAGCGATGA
- a CDS encoding TIGR04500 family putative peptide maturation system protein has translation MTYGPMLADAVGLLRSGGPERGLEGFRAAYPQARTRLVAQREEFDGSLHHALLIKDGDGATISLSWCADRALPWPLRGVHRAGEHLLLRVNGIETPVARAIACLDFIWDESALADRLVADSLVREELEETREPLSDAALQEAMDAFRRARGLLTGEATRAWMERNRISHQELEELVALEAAVAALRSRVAAGRVEDWFAEHGGELDVARVARAVFVTEPAVPDAAGFLHVVERAFADGSARPGEVFATLRRGDLDEEVAERIFAAPPGTIIGPFPVEGGHLLVKVLAVEPAVLDETLRDLVERRIFSEWIEERRNAAKIEWFWGVAERTAGR, from the coding sequence ATGACGTACGGGCCGATGCTCGCCGACGCGGTCGGCCTGCTCAGGTCGGGCGGGCCCGAGCGTGGCCTGGAGGGGTTCCGTGCGGCGTACCCGCAGGCCCGGACGCGACTGGTCGCCCAGCGCGAGGAGTTCGACGGCTCGCTGCACCACGCCCTGCTCATCAAGGACGGCGACGGTGCCACGATCTCGCTGTCCTGGTGTGCCGACCGGGCCCTGCCATGGCCGTTGCGCGGCGTGCACCGTGCGGGCGAGCACCTGCTGCTTCGGGTCAATGGCATCGAGACACCGGTGGCCAGGGCGATCGCCTGCCTGGACTTCATCTGGGACGAGTCCGCGCTGGCCGACCGGCTCGTGGCCGACAGCCTCGTACGTGAGGAACTGGAGGAGACGCGGGAACCGCTGAGCGACGCCGCGCTGCAGGAGGCGATGGACGCCTTCCGCCGCGCCCGCGGTCTGCTGACCGGGGAGGCGACCCGGGCCTGGATGGAGCGCAACCGCATCTCCCACCAGGAGCTGGAGGAGCTGGTCGCCCTTGAGGCAGCCGTCGCCGCGCTCCGCTCGCGGGTTGCCGCGGGACGGGTGGAGGACTGGTTCGCCGAACACGGCGGGGAGCTCGACGTCGCCCGCGTCGCGCGGGCGGTGTTCGTCACCGAGCCGGCCGTGCCCGACGCGGCCGGGTTCCTGCACGTGGTCGAGCGGGCCTTCGCCGACGGCAGCGCCCGTCCGGGCGAGGTGTTCGCCACCCTCCGCCGGGGCGACCTCGATGAGGAGGTGGCGGAGCGGATCTTCGCGGCCCCTCCGGGGACGATCATCGGGCCGTTCCCGGTAGAGGGCGGGCACCTGCTGGTGAAGGTCCTGGCGGTGGAGCCGGCCGTCCTTGACGAGACCCTACGCGACCTCGTCGAACGCCGGATCTTCAGCGAATGGATCGAGGAGCGCAGGAACGCGGCCAAGATCGAATGGTTCTGGGGAGTCGCGGAACGGACGGCGGGCAGGTGA